The following proteins are encoded in a genomic region of Oryctolagus cuniculus chromosome 6, mOryCun1.1, whole genome shotgun sequence:
- the C6H5orf63 gene encoding glutaredoxin-like protein C5orf63 homolog isoform X1 codes for MLWFRGNTMQLARTSFVTFWRNLRASKTALPVLTLFTKNPCPLCEEAKEVLEPFKHRFILQEVDITLPENSAWYDRYRLDIPVFHLNGQFLMMHRVNTSKLEKQLLKLEQQEASK; via the exons ATGCTCTGGTTTCGAGGAAATACCATGCAGCTTGCCAGAACCTCCTTCGTGACCTTCTGGAGAAATCTCCGTGCTTCCAAGACAGCTCTGCCAGTGCTGACTTTATTCACAAAG aatCCATGTCCCCTTTGTGAGGAAGCCAAGGAAGTGCTCGAGCCTTTTAAGCACAGG tttattttacagGAGGTGGACATCACACTACCAGAAAACTCTGCTTGGTATGACAGGTATAGATTGGACATTCCTGTCTTTCATCTGAATGGCCAGTTTCTGATGATGCATCGAGTAAACACCTCAAAACTTGAAAAACAGCTCCTGAAACTTGAGCAGCAAGAAGCTAGCAAGTGA
- the C6H5orf63 gene encoding glutaredoxin-like protein C5orf63 homolog isoform X2: MLWFRGNTMQLARTSFVTFWRNLRASKTALPVLTLFTKNPCPLCEEAKEVLEPFKHREVDITLPENSAWYDRYRLDIPVFHLNGQFLMMHRVNTSKLEKQLLKLEQQEASK, encoded by the exons ATGCTCTGGTTTCGAGGAAATACCATGCAGCTTGCCAGAACCTCCTTCGTGACCTTCTGGAGAAATCTCCGTGCTTCCAAGACAGCTCTGCCAGTGCTGACTTTATTCACAAAG aatCCATGTCCCCTTTGTGAGGAAGCCAAGGAAGTGCTCGAGCCTTTTAAGCACAGG GAGGTGGACATCACACTACCAGAAAACTCTGCTTGGTATGACAGGTATAGATTGGACATTCCTGTCTTTCATCTGAATGGCCAGTTTCTGATGATGCATCGAGTAAACACCTCAAAACTTGAAAAACAGCTCCTGAAACTTGAGCAGCAAGAAGCTAGCAAGTGA